A portion of the Lolium rigidum isolate FL_2022 chromosome 1, APGP_CSIRO_Lrig_0.1, whole genome shotgun sequence genome contains these proteins:
- the LOC124680706 gene encoding acyl carrier protein 3, chloroplastic — protein sequence MASIAGSALSFARPVKAISTNSLSFSSATRGNAFLRLQPVPMRFAVCCSAKKETVDKVCDIVKKQLAVPEGTEVVGATKFSDLGADSLDTVEIVMGLEEEFEISVEESSAQAIATVEDAATLIDKLVSAKCA from the exons atggcttccatcgccggATCCGCCCTCTCCTTCGCCAGGCCCGTCAAG GCAATCAGCACGAACTCGCTGTCTTTCTCCAGTGCAACGAGGGGCAATGCATTTCTCCGCCTTCAGCCAGTGCCCATGAGATTCGCAGTTTGCTGCTCG GCAAAAAAGGAAACAGTGGACAAGGTTTGTGACATCGTCAAGAAGCAGCTTGCTGTTCCAGAAGGCACTGAAGTTGTCGGTGCCACCAAGTTCTCTGACCTTGGAGCAGATTCACTCGACACG GTCGAGATCGTGATGGGCCTCGAGGAGGAGTTTGAAATCAGCGTGGAGGAGTCGAGCGCACAGGCGATCGCGACAGTTGAAGATGCTGCCACGCTCATCGACAAGCTTGTCTCCGCAAAGTGCGCTTAA